A single window of Mycolicibacterium aurum DNA harbors:
- a CDS encoding propionyl-CoA synthetase, which yields MPGYRDLFDASTNDPEAFWAEAAKAVTWVKPPGRILDDSHPPFYRWFPDAELNTCANALDRHVEAGHGERAALIYDSAVTDTKRTYSYAELLDQTARFAGGLRALGVGKGDRVVIYMPMVPEAVIAMLACARLGAVHSVVFGGFAPHELAVRIDDVRPTVIVSASCGIEPSRIVEYKPMLDAAIGMAKHPPAHCVVVQRDRLRCDLIEGRDLDWADVMADADPVDPVPVAATDPLYVLYTSGTTGKPKGIVRDNGGHAVALLWSMRHIYDIAPGEVFWAASDVGWVVGHSYIVYAPLLLGATTVLYEGKPVGSPDPGAFWRVASEHGVKALFTAPTAIRAIRKEDPDGTYLHGPDAKHDLSQLKYLFLAGERTDPDTYHWASEKLGVPVIDHWWQTETGWAIAANPMGIEQLPIKAGSPTVPMPGFDVRIMHDHGHECATGEEGSICIRLPLPPGTLPTLWNADDRFEVSYLTEHPGYYLTGDGGHFDEDGYLYVMGRIDDVINVAGHRLSTGAIEEVLATHPSVAECAVIGVADEIKGQAPRGLVVVKAGATTDGLADELVQLVRDEIGAVASFKLVDVVPALPKTRSGKILRKTMRGIAAGRDEPVPSTIEDPAVLDALASILRS from the coding sequence ATGCCCGGATATCGCGACCTCTTCGACGCCAGCACCAACGACCCGGAAGCGTTCTGGGCCGAGGCCGCCAAGGCTGTGACCTGGGTGAAGCCCCCCGGGCGCATTCTCGATGACAGCCATCCGCCGTTCTACCGGTGGTTTCCCGACGCCGAGCTCAACACCTGCGCCAACGCGCTCGACCGGCACGTCGAGGCCGGTCACGGCGAACGGGCGGCCCTGATCTACGACTCGGCCGTCACCGACACGAAGCGCACCTACAGCTACGCCGAGCTGCTGGACCAGACCGCCCGGTTCGCCGGCGGTCTGCGCGCCCTAGGCGTCGGCAAGGGCGACCGCGTCGTCATCTACATGCCCATGGTCCCCGAGGCCGTCATCGCGATGCTCGCCTGCGCCCGGCTGGGCGCCGTGCATTCGGTGGTGTTCGGCGGATTCGCGCCCCACGAGCTCGCGGTGCGTATCGACGATGTGCGGCCGACGGTGATCGTGTCCGCGTCCTGCGGCATCGAGCCGTCGCGCATCGTCGAGTACAAGCCGATGCTCGACGCCGCGATCGGGATGGCCAAGCATCCGCCCGCGCACTGCGTTGTGGTGCAACGGGATCGACTGCGCTGCGACCTGATCGAGGGCCGGGATCTGGACTGGGCCGACGTGATGGCCGACGCCGATCCCGTCGACCCGGTGCCGGTGGCCGCGACCGATCCGCTGTACGTGCTGTACACCTCGGGCACCACGGGCAAGCCGAAGGGCATCGTCCGGGACAACGGCGGGCATGCCGTCGCGCTGCTGTGGAGCATGCGCCACATCTACGACATCGCGCCCGGTGAGGTGTTCTGGGCGGCGTCCGACGTGGGCTGGGTGGTCGGCCACTCCTACATCGTCTACGCGCCGCTGCTGCTCGGCGCCACGACGGTGCTCTACGAAGGAAAGCCGGTGGGATCCCCGGATCCGGGAGCGTTCTGGCGGGTCGCGTCCGAGCACGGGGTGAAGGCGCTGTTCACCGCGCCCACGGCGATCCGCGCGATCCGCAAGGAAGACCCCGACGGCACCTACCTGCACGGCCCCGACGCCAAGCACGACCTTTCGCAGCTGAAGTATCTGTTCCTGGCCGGCGAGCGGACAGATCCCGACACCTACCACTGGGCGTCGGAGAAGCTCGGCGTGCCGGTGATCGACCACTGGTGGCAGACCGAGACCGGGTGGGCGATCGCGGCCAATCCGATGGGGATCGAACAACTTCCGATCAAGGCGGGCTCTCCCACCGTGCCGATGCCCGGTTTCGATGTGCGGATCATGCACGACCACGGGCACGAGTGCGCCACCGGCGAAGAGGGCTCGATCTGCATTCGGCTGCCGCTGCCGCCCGGCACTCTGCCGACACTGTGGAACGCCGACGACCGTTTCGAGGTGTCGTACCTGACCGAGCATCCCGGCTACTACCTGACCGGAGACGGCGGCCACTTCGACGAGGACGGCTACCTGTACGTGATGGGCCGCATCGACGACGTCATCAACGTTGCCGGGCACCGCCTCTCGACCGGAGCCATCGAAGAGGTGCTGGCCACGCACCCGTCGGTGGCCGAGTGTGCGGTGATCGGCGTGGCCGACGAGATCAAGGGGCAGGCCCCCCGCGGCCTGGTGGTCGTCAAAGCAGGCGCCACCACCGACGGTCTGGCCGACGAGCTCGTCCAGCTGGTACGCGACGAGATCGGCGCGGTGGCGTCGTTCAAACTCGTCGACGTCGTCCCGGCGCTGCCGAAAACCCGGTCGGGCAAGATCCTGCGCAAGACGATGCGCGGGATTGCCGCGGGCCGCGACGAGCCCGTGCCGTCGACCATCGAAGACCCCGCCGTCCTCGACGCGCTCGCCTCCATTCTGCGTTCGTGA
- a CDS encoding DUF4383 domain-containing protein yields MSRTPKYMAVQGAAVIMAVVLIVIGALGFVPGATTDLDQLSWFGHHSGARLFGTFAVCAVLNLVHLVMGAAGFYFARTYAGSRAYLLAGGALYLGLWLYGVLVEFGSDAHVIPLNSATNWLHLGLGAVMALLAVTLAGQHDPTKRRPRMRRAASH; encoded by the coding sequence ATGTCGAGAACTCCCAAATACATGGCAGTACAGGGCGCCGCCGTGATCATGGCGGTCGTGCTGATCGTGATCGGGGCGCTCGGCTTCGTGCCGGGCGCGACCACGGATCTCGACCAACTCTCCTGGTTCGGCCATCATTCCGGCGCAAGGCTTTTCGGCACGTTCGCGGTGTGCGCGGTGCTCAACCTCGTACACCTGGTGATGGGCGCGGCGGGGTTCTACTTCGCCAGGACCTATGCGGGCTCCCGGGCCTATCTGCTGGCCGGTGGCGCGCTGTACCTCGGACTGTGGCTCTACGGTGTGCTCGTGGAGTTCGGCAGCGATGCCCACGTGATCCCACTCAACTCTGCCACCAACTGGCTGCACCTGGGACTGGGCGCGGTGATGGCGCTGCTTGCGGTCACGCTGGCAGGACAGCACGACCCGACGAAGCGGCGACCCAGGATGCGGCGCGCCGCGTCGCACTGA
- a CDS encoding Ppx/GppA phosphatase family protein, with protein sequence MSRVAAVDCGTNSIRLLVADVSDGRLRDVHREMRIVRLGQGVDATGEFAPEALARTHAALVDYAEVMRRHGVGAVRMVATSAARDVSNREQFFAMTSEVLGTVVPGAVAEVITGAEEAELSFRGAVGELDSAEAPFVVVDLGGGSTEVVLGSGDVTAGYSANIGCVRLTERCLRSDPPTDDEITAARQVVRDALADVLAAVPVEQAHTWVGVAGTMTTLAALAHKMTTYDADSIHLSRVPFDDLLSVCAELLAMTRQQRAALGPMHEGRVDVIGGGALIVQELAAVLGERAGISELVVSEHDILDGIALSIA encoded by the coding sequence ATGAGTCGCGTAGCCGCGGTCGACTGCGGGACGAACTCGATTCGGTTGCTGGTCGCCGATGTCAGCGACGGCAGGTTGCGCGACGTGCACCGGGAGATGCGGATCGTGCGTCTCGGTCAGGGGGTCGACGCCACCGGAGAGTTCGCGCCGGAGGCGCTGGCGCGCACGCACGCGGCGCTCGTCGACTATGCCGAGGTGATGCGCCGCCACGGCGTCGGCGCCGTCCGGATGGTCGCGACGTCGGCGGCGCGGGACGTATCCAACCGTGAACAGTTCTTCGCGATGACGTCGGAGGTCCTCGGCACCGTCGTGCCCGGCGCGGTGGCCGAGGTGATCACCGGCGCCGAAGAAGCGGAGCTGTCCTTTCGGGGCGCCGTCGGTGAACTCGATTCTGCTGAAGCACCTTTCGTCGTCGTCGATCTCGGCGGCGGCTCGACCGAGGTGGTGCTCGGTTCCGGGGATGTGACGGCAGGCTATTCGGCGAACATCGGCTGCGTCCGGCTCACCGAACGCTGCCTGCGCTCGGATCCGCCCACCGATGACGAGATCACCGCAGCGCGGCAGGTGGTGCGCGACGCGCTGGCCGACGTGCTGGCGGCGGTGCCCGTGGAACAGGCGCACACCTGGGTGGGGGTGGCGGGCACGATGACCACGCTGGCTGCGCTGGCCCACAAGATGACCACCTACGACGCCGACTCCATCCATCTGTCCCGGGTCCCGTTCGACGACCTGCTCTCCGTGTGCGCGGAGCTGCTGGCGATGACCCGCCAGCAGCGGGCGGCTCTCGGCCCGATGCACGAGGGCCGCGTCGACGTCATCGGCGGCGGAGCGCTGATCGTGCAGGAGCTGGCCGCGGTGCTGGGGGAGCGTGCCGGTATCTCGGAGCTGGTGGTCAGCGAGCACGACATCCTCGACGGCATCGCGCTGTCCATCGCGTAA
- a CDS encoding DUF501 domain-containing protein has product MVEQSDLDAVARQLGREPRGVLEIAYRCPNGEPAVVKTAPKLPDGTPFPTLYYLTHPVLTAAASRLESSGMMRDMTERLGQDPELAAAYRRAHESFLAERDAIESLGTTFSGGGMPDRVKCLHVVIAHALAKGPGVNPFGDEALAVLAVEPEMAGILDRKVWVS; this is encoded by the coding sequence GTGGTTGAGCAGTCCGATCTCGACGCCGTCGCGCGGCAGTTGGGCAGGGAGCCCCGCGGCGTGCTCGAGATCGCCTATCGATGCCCCAACGGCGAGCCGGCCGTGGTGAAGACGGCGCCGAAACTGCCTGATGGAACACCGTTTCCGACGCTGTACTACCTGACCCATCCGGTGCTGACGGCCGCTGCCAGCCGGCTCGAATCGTCGGGAATGATGCGCGACATGACCGAACGTCTCGGGCAGGACCCCGAGCTTGCGGCTGCGTACCGGCGTGCGCACGAGTCCTTTCTCGCCGAACGGGATGCGATCGAATCCCTGGGCACGACGTTCTCCGGCGGCGGTATGCCGGACCGGGTCAAGTGCCTGCACGTGGTGATCGCGCATGCGCTGGCGAAGGGGCCGGGCGTGAACCCGTTCGGAGACGAGGCGCTGGCTGTGCTGGCGGTAGAGCCCGAGATGGCAGGAATCCTCGACAGGAAGGTGTGGGTCTCATGA
- a CDS encoding FtsB family cell division protein: MPEANRPDPRRRSSADARSKKAPASRPGKSAKAGDSARGKPRGTGARREIRSAEPGPQKAITAGPAGSAPDDDAGLIDDDRDGGGSIRESIIASAEAAAEQRFGSAARRAAILAAVVCVLTLTIAGPVRTYFGQRTEMKQLQASEAQLRQQISELEEQKAKLADPVFIAAQARERLGFVMPGEIPYQVQLPPGAEVPNAPTDELTEATNTDPWYTSLWHTIADAPHGALPTAPPPPPGAPSAPEPIAPSAPPPGG; encoded by the coding sequence GTGCCCGAAGCAAATCGGCCTGACCCGCGCCGGAGGTCCTCCGCGGACGCGAGGAGCAAGAAGGCTCCCGCGTCGCGGCCGGGCAAGTCCGCCAAGGCCGGCGACTCCGCGCGGGGAAAGCCGCGCGGGACGGGCGCGCGCCGCGAGATCCGCAGCGCAGAGCCCGGACCGCAGAAGGCGATCACCGCGGGTCCGGCCGGCAGCGCGCCGGACGACGACGCCGGGTTGATCGACGACGACCGCGACGGTGGCGGCTCGATCCGGGAGTCGATCATCGCGTCTGCCGAGGCGGCCGCGGAGCAGCGGTTCGGTTCGGCCGCTCGGCGGGCGGCCATTCTGGCGGCGGTGGTGTGCGTGCTGACGCTGACGATCGCCGGTCCGGTGCGGACGTACTTCGGGCAGCGCACGGAGATGAAGCAACTCCAGGCCAGCGAAGCCCAACTGCGGCAGCAGATCTCGGAATTGGAGGAGCAGAAGGCCAAGCTCGCCGATCCGGTGTTCATCGCCGCGCAGGCCCGCGAACGTCTCGGCTTCGTGATGCCCGGTGAGATCCCGTACCAGGTGCAGCTTCCCCCGGGGGCCGAGGTGCCCAACGCCCCGACCGACGAGCTGACCGAGGCGACCAACACCGACCCCTGGTACACGTCCCTGTGGCACACCATCGCCGATGCGCCGCACGGCGCACTTCCGACGGCTCCGCCGCCGCCCCCCGGTGCGCCCAGCGCGCCAGAACCCATCGCGCCGAGTGCGCCGCCGCCCGGTGGTTGA
- the eno gene encoding phosphopyruvate hydratase: protein MPIIEQVGAREILDSRGNPTVEVEVGLLDGTVARAAVPSGASTGEHEAVELRDGGSRYLGKGVEKAVEAVLDEIAPAVIGLGADEQRLVDQALVDLDGTPDKSRLGANAILGVSLAVAKAAAQSAELPLFRYLGGPNAHILPVPMMNIINGGAHADSGVDVQEFMIAPIGAPSFKEALRWGAEVYHSLKSVLKKQGLSTGLGDEGGFAPDLPGTTAALDLIAAAIEGAGYKVGSDVALALDVAATEFYTEGTGYAFERETRTAEQMASFYENLVSTYPLVSIEDPLSEDDWDGWVALTTAIGDKVQIVGDDLFVTNPERLEDGIDKGAANALLVKVNQIGTLTETLDAVALAHNSGYRTMMSHRSGETEDTTIADLAVAVGSGQIKTGAPARSERVAKYNQLLRIEEELGDAARYAGDLAFPRFSVETK, encoded by the coding sequence GTGCCCATCATCGAGCAGGTCGGAGCCCGCGAGATCCTCGATTCCCGGGGAAATCCCACCGTCGAGGTCGAGGTGGGCCTGCTGGACGGGACTGTCGCGCGTGCTGCCGTCCCCTCTGGTGCCTCGACAGGCGAACACGAAGCGGTCGAGCTGCGTGACGGCGGCTCCCGTTACCTCGGCAAGGGCGTGGAGAAGGCCGTCGAGGCGGTGCTCGACGAGATCGCACCCGCGGTGATCGGGCTGGGTGCCGACGAGCAGCGCCTGGTCGACCAGGCGCTGGTGGATCTGGACGGCACTCCCGACAAGTCGCGACTGGGGGCCAACGCGATCCTGGGCGTGTCGCTGGCGGTGGCCAAGGCCGCGGCGCAGTCCGCCGAACTTCCGCTGTTCCGCTACCTCGGCGGACCCAACGCGCACATCCTGCCGGTACCGATGATGAACATCATCAACGGCGGCGCCCACGCCGACAGCGGCGTCGACGTCCAGGAGTTCATGATCGCCCCCATCGGTGCGCCCAGCTTCAAGGAGGCGCTGCGCTGGGGTGCCGAGGTGTACCACTCCCTGAAGTCCGTGCTCAAGAAGCAGGGCCTGTCCACCGGCCTCGGCGACGAGGGCGGTTTCGCGCCGGATCTGCCCGGCACCACGGCCGCACTCGACCTGATCGCCGCCGCCATCGAGGGCGCCGGCTACAAGGTGGGCAGCGACGTGGCGCTGGCGCTCGACGTGGCCGCCACCGAGTTCTACACCGAGGGAACCGGTTACGCGTTCGAGCGGGAGACCCGCACTGCGGAGCAGATGGCGTCCTTCTACGAGAACCTGGTGAGCACGTACCCGTTGGTGTCGATCGAGGACCCGCTGTCCGAGGACGATTGGGACGGCTGGGTGGCGCTGACGACTGCGATCGGCGACAAGGTGCAGATCGTCGGCGACGACCTGTTCGTCACCAATCCCGAGCGCCTGGAGGATGGCATCGACAAGGGTGCGGCCAACGCGCTGCTGGTGAAGGTGAACCAGATCGGCACGCTGACCGAGACCCTTGACGCGGTCGCGCTCGCCCACAACAGCGGCTACCGGACGATGATGAGCCACCGCAGCGGTGAGACTGAGGACACCACGATCGCCGATCTCGCCGTCGCGGTCGGCAGCGGTCAGATCAAGACCGGCGCCCCGGCCCGCAGTGAGCGCGTCGCGAAGTACAACCAGCTGCTCCGTATCGAAGAGGAACTCGGCGACGCCGCCCGCTACGCAGGCGACCTGGCCTTCCCTCGATTCTCGGTGGAGACCAAATAG
- a CDS encoding lytic transglycosylase domain-containing protein, producing MTRVRWLQAMAVIGATALLMASSCSWQLGVPIPDGVPPPPGDPVPQIDTYASGRPADQLHEWAAERAPALGIPVTALEAYAYAARVAEVENPDCHLAWTTLAGIGHVESHHGTYRGATISPEGEVTPPIRGVLLDGTGGNLEILDHSSVSHDPAIENKGDEPYARAMGPMQFIPETWRLYGVDANNDGEVSPDNIDDAALSAAGYLCWRGKDLSTPRGWMEALRAYNHSDQYARTVRDWATAYADGHAL from the coding sequence GTGACACGGGTGCGTTGGCTACAGGCGATGGCCGTGATCGGTGCGACAGCGCTGCTCATGGCCTCCAGCTGTTCGTGGCAGCTCGGCGTCCCCATTCCCGACGGAGTTCCACCCCCGCCCGGAGACCCCGTCCCGCAAATCGACACGTACGCATCCGGCAGGCCCGCCGACCAGCTGCACGAGTGGGCCGCCGAGCGGGCACCGGCGCTGGGGATCCCGGTGACTGCGCTGGAGGCCTACGCCTACGCCGCCAGGGTGGCCGAGGTCGAGAACCCGGACTGTCACCTGGCGTGGACCACGCTGGCGGGCATCGGTCACGTCGAGAGCCACCACGGCACCTATCGCGGCGCCACCATCTCACCCGAGGGCGAGGTGACGCCGCCGATCCGCGGTGTCCTGCTCGACGGCACCGGCGGCAACCTGGAGATCCTCGACCACAGTTCGGTCAGCCACGACCCGGCCATCGAGAACAAGGGTGACGAGCCGTACGCCCGGGCGATGGGTCCCATGCAGTTCATCCCGGAAACCTGGCGGCTCTACGGCGTCGACGCGAACAACGACGGCGAGGTCAGCCCCGACAACATCGACGATGCCGCGCTGTCGGCCGCGGGCTACCTGTGCTGGCGGGGAAAGGATCTGTCCACGCCGCGGGGCTGGATGGAGGCACTGCGGGCCTACAACCACTCCGATCAGTACGCGCGGACGGTGCGCGACTGGGCGACGGCCTATGCCGACGGACATGCGCTCTGA
- the efeU gene encoding iron uptake transporter permease EfeU: MVAGTDLAVSTYYAAPNVTSQLFGSGLIGLREGLEAAIVVSILVAFLVKSDRRDALKWVWLGVGAAVAMTVIVFLTIQFGQNTISGLGAEAIAGVASLIAVAIVTTMVLWMKKAAASISGELRGGMSRALETGPLAVTALAFLAVGREGVETALFMVGYAEAQTAWPLLGLIVGVAIAGLIAYGMYRGALSINLAKFFTYTGVFLIVVAAGILSYGVGALQTVGWLPGLSTRAFDISTWFNWSAWYGEIIQGIFNVTPTPTVLQLAGYLTYLVVVLALFLRPTATPARPTPPSPEPTSSPSTERSTT; encoded by the coding sequence ATGGTTGCTGGTACAGACCTCGCGGTCAGTACGTACTACGCGGCGCCGAACGTGACCTCACAGCTTTTCGGCAGCGGACTCATAGGTTTGAGGGAAGGCCTCGAGGCGGCGATCGTCGTCTCCATCCTGGTGGCGTTCCTGGTCAAGTCGGATCGCCGGGACGCCCTCAAGTGGGTGTGGCTGGGTGTCGGCGCCGCGGTGGCGATGACCGTCATCGTGTTCCTGACCATCCAGTTCGGCCAGAACACCATCAGCGGGCTCGGCGCCGAGGCGATTGCCGGCGTCGCGTCGCTGATCGCCGTCGCCATCGTCACGACGATGGTCCTGTGGATGAAGAAGGCGGCCGCGTCGATCTCCGGCGAGCTGCGCGGGGGGATGTCCCGCGCCCTGGAAACCGGGCCGCTGGCGGTGACGGCACTGGCTTTCCTCGCCGTCGGCCGCGAAGGCGTCGAGACCGCGCTGTTCATGGTCGGGTACGCCGAAGCGCAGACCGCGTGGCCCCTGCTCGGGCTGATCGTCGGCGTGGCCATCGCCGGGCTGATCGCCTACGGCATGTATCGCGGCGCGTTGAGCATCAACCTCGCGAAGTTCTTCACCTACACCGGAGTCTTCCTGATCGTCGTCGCCGCCGGAATCCTGTCCTACGGCGTCGGCGCGCTACAGACGGTGGGCTGGCTGCCCGGCCTGTCCACCAGGGCCTTCGACATCAGCACCTGGTTCAACTGGTCGGCCTGGTACGGCGAGATCATCCAGGGCATCTTCAACGTCACGCCGACCCCCACGGTGCTGCAACTGGCCGGCTACCTGACCTACCTCGTCGTCGTGCTGGCACTGTTCCTGCGCCCGACCGCGACGCCCGCACGGCCCACCCCGCCGTCCCCTGAACCCACGAGCAGTCCCTCTACCGAAAGGTCCACCACGTGA
- the efeO gene encoding iron uptake system protein EfeO: MKVHSSVAAVAAALAALTLAGCQAKEEAAPAASDDGGAAPAEITVDASDTACTLSGTEGSTGANTFVITNNGNKVTEFYVYDEGERVMGEVENISPGLQRKLIVQLTQPGTYQTACKPGMIGDGIRGEYTVSGEEVQVDTDGKFKEAADNYKRYVNSQVEALVPAVESFAAAVKSGDVEAAKTQFPVSRTYYERIEPVAESFPDDLDPRIDLREADLEPGQKWTGFHALEKQLWVTGLQPDANALADQLVADVKELQTGVSVPDFTVDSTQIAGGAQGLLDEIATSKISGEEDIFSHTDLWDFNANLQGSQTAVASVRPILDERNPDLGKRVDQRFEEVEALLERYREGDGFVLYDKVTEPERQELSRAIDALSKEVSQVQGVIAPQ; the protein is encoded by the coding sequence GTGAAGGTCCATTCCTCCGTCGCCGCCGTCGCGGCCGCTCTGGCCGCCCTGACACTCGCCGGCTGCCAGGCCAAAGAGGAGGCGGCCCCCGCCGCCTCCGACGACGGTGGCGCGGCCCCCGCCGAGATCACCGTCGACGCCTCTGACACGGCGTGCACGCTGTCGGGCACCGAGGGCAGCACCGGCGCCAACACCTTCGTGATCACGAACAACGGCAACAAGGTGACCGAGTTCTACGTCTACGACGAGGGCGAGCGGGTGATGGGCGAGGTGGAGAACATCTCCCCCGGATTGCAGCGCAAGCTGATCGTGCAGCTCACCCAGCCGGGCACCTACCAGACGGCGTGCAAGCCCGGCATGATCGGCGACGGCATCCGCGGCGAGTACACGGTCAGCGGCGAAGAGGTGCAGGTCGACACCGACGGCAAGTTCAAAGAGGCCGCCGACAACTACAAGCGCTACGTCAACAGCCAGGTGGAGGCGCTGGTGCCCGCCGTCGAGTCTTTCGCGGCGGCCGTGAAGTCCGGTGACGTCGAGGCGGCCAAGACGCAGTTCCCCGTTTCGCGCACCTACTACGAGCGCATCGAGCCCGTCGCCGAGTCCTTCCCCGACGACCTCGACCCCCGGATCGACCTGCGTGAGGCGGACCTGGAGCCCGGCCAGAAGTGGACCGGCTTCCACGCCCTGGAGAAGCAGCTCTGGGTGACGGGCCTGCAGCCCGACGCCAATGCGCTGGCGGACCAGCTCGTCGCCGACGTCAAGGAACTCCAGACCGGCGTCTCCGTACCCGATTTCACGGTTGACTCCACCCAGATCGCCGGCGGCGCCCAAGGGCTGCTCGACGAGATCGCCACCAGCAAGATCTCCGGTGAAGAGGACATCTTCAGCCACACCGACCTGTGGGACTTCAACGCGAACCTGCAGGGCTCGCAGACCGCTGTGGCGTCTGTGCGGCCGATCCTCGACGAGCGCAACCCTGACCTGGGTAAGCGCGTCGACCAGCGCTTCGAGGAAGTCGAGGCGCTGCTGGAGCGCTACCGTGAGGGCGACGGGTTCGTGCTCTACGACAAGGTCACCGAGCCCGAACGTCAGGAACTCTCGCGCGCCATCGACGCGCTGAGCAAGGAAGTCAGCCAGGTGCAAGGTGTCATTGCCCCCCAGTGA
- the efeB gene encoding iron uptake transporter deferrochelatase/peroxidase subunit, whose product MSLPPSERRSQSGVSDVSQPAQPEPQRSGLSRRKLFGAAGVTAAVVGAAGAGALAGRASAAQTPEGHLHTAVPFRGEHQAGIVTEAQDRMHFATFDVTTKSRDDVVKMLADWTEMAERMTQGKEAFPNGSTGQNPYSPPSDTGEALGLPPSQLTLTIGFGPSFFLKDGVDRFGIADKKPAELVDLPKFPNEKIDPARSGGDIVVQACANDPQVAVHAIRNLARIGFGTVAVRYSQLGFGRTSSTTREQSTPRNLFGFKDGTANLRSDEAEKLRDFVWVADGDGPAWMNGGSYLVARRIRMRIEQWDRTTLLEQERVVGRQKGSGAPMGLTEEFDDLDFDLTDDKGEPVIDTLAHVRLASPENLGGIEILRRGYNFTDGSDGFGHLDAGLFFIAFVRNPITQFIPMQNAISRHDAMNEYVTPTSSAVFACPPGIPEGDTSTFWGSTLFY is encoded by the coding sequence GTGTCATTGCCCCCCAGTGAGCGACGCTCACAATCCGGCGTGAGTGATGTGTCGCAGCCGGCTCAGCCCGAACCTCAACGGTCCGGGCTGAGCCGCCGCAAGCTGTTCGGTGCCGCCGGGGTGACGGCCGCGGTGGTCGGTGCGGCAGGCGCGGGAGCGCTCGCCGGGCGGGCCTCCGCGGCGCAGACACCGGAGGGCCACCTGCACACGGCGGTGCCGTTCCGCGGCGAGCATCAGGCGGGCATCGTCACCGAAGCCCAGGACCGCATGCACTTCGCGACGTTCGACGTGACGACGAAGAGTCGCGACGACGTCGTGAAGATGCTCGCGGACTGGACCGAGATGGCCGAGCGGATGACCCAGGGTAAGGAGGCGTTCCCCAACGGCTCCACCGGCCAGAACCCGTACTCGCCGCCATCGGACACCGGGGAAGCTCTGGGGCTGCCGCCGTCACAACTCACGCTGACCATCGGGTTCGGGCCGTCGTTCTTCCTCAAGGACGGCGTCGACCGCTTCGGCATCGCCGACAAAAAGCCTGCCGAACTGGTGGACCTGCCCAAGTTCCCGAACGAGAAGATCGACCCCGCCCGCAGCGGCGGCGACATCGTCGTCCAGGCCTGCGCCAACGACCCGCAGGTCGCCGTGCACGCTATCCGCAACCTGGCCAGGATCGGCTTCGGCACCGTCGCCGTGCGGTACTCGCAGCTGGGCTTCGGCCGCACCTCGTCGACCACGCGCGAGCAGTCCACACCGCGAAATCTGTTCGGGTTCAAGGACGGAACCGCCAACCTGCGCTCCGACGAAGCCGAGAAGCTGCGCGATTTCGTGTGGGTCGCCGACGGAGACGGGCCGGCGTGGATGAACGGTGGTTCCTACCTGGTGGCGCGGCGCATCCGGATGCGCATCGAGCAGTGGGACCGCACCACGCTGCTGGAGCAGGAACGCGTCGTCGGCAGGCAGAAGGGCTCCGGCGCGCCGATGGGACTGACCGAGGAGTTCGACGATCTCGACTTCGACCTCACCGACGACAAGGGCGAGCCGGTCATCGACACGCTGGCCCACGTCCGGCTGGCGTCGCCAGAGAACCTGGGCGGCATCGAGATCCTGCGCCGCGGTTACAACTTCACCGACGGGTCGGACGGCTTCGGACATCTGGACGCCGGGTTGTTCTTCATCGCCTTCGTGCGCAACCCGATCACCCAGTTCATCCCGATGCAGAATGCGATCTCGCGCCACGATGCGATGAACGAGTACGTGACGCCCACCAGCTCCGCCGTGTTCGCCTGTCCGCCAGGCATTCCCGAGGGCGACACGTCGACGTTCTGGGGCTCGACGCTCTTCTACTGA